A window of the Streptomyces griseochromogenes genome harbors these coding sequences:
- a CDS encoding DUF5998 family protein, with the protein MDAMAKTSTTTQGLRAAIERSGYYPALVAEAVEAAVGGEPIRSYLVHQETTFDQNEVRRHVTVLVLTGNRFIVSHTDEQAADSTSPTPYATTSTESVKLGRISSVVVSRVVANPEQYKPGTLPREVVLTIGWGAVSRLDLEPAACGDPNCEADHGYTGSSTADDLSLRVSEAGDGPETVRQALAFAQAVSEATADVTR; encoded by the coding sequence ATGGACGCCATGGCCAAGACCAGTACGACGACCCAGGGGCTGCGCGCAGCGATCGAGCGCAGCGGCTACTACCCGGCCCTCGTGGCCGAGGCGGTGGAGGCCGCCGTGGGCGGCGAGCCCATCCGGTCGTACCTGGTCCACCAGGAGACCACCTTCGACCAGAACGAGGTGCGCCGGCACGTGACCGTCCTGGTCCTCACCGGCAACCGCTTCATCGTCAGCCACACCGACGAGCAGGCCGCCGACAGCACCTCCCCGACGCCCTACGCCACGACGTCCACGGAGTCCGTGAAGCTCGGCAGGATCTCGTCGGTCGTGGTCAGCAGGGTGGTCGCGAACCCTGAGCAGTACAAGCCGGGCACGCTGCCCCGCGAGGTCGTCCTGACGATCGGCTGGGGCGCGGTCAGCAGGCTCGACCTGGAGCCCGCCGCCTGCGGTGACCCCAACTGCGAGGCGGACCACGGCTACACGGGCAGCTCCACGGCGGACGACCTCAGCCTGCGCGTCAGCGAGGCCGGGGACGGCCCGGAGACGGTGCGCCAGGCGCTCGCCTTCGCGCAGGCCGTCTCCGAGGCGACCGCGGACGTCACGCGCTGA